The following proteins are encoded in a genomic region of Xanthomonas cassavae CFBP 4642:
- the purN gene encoding phosphoribosylglycinamide formyltransferase: MSLRLAVLASGRGSNLQAILDAIAGGRLPAEVVGVFSDRPQAPALHKVGEALRWSASPRDFADRAAFDAALGDAIAAAQPDWVICAGYMRILGEPLVRRFAGRILNIHPSLLPRYRGLHTHARALEAGDTEHGASVHLVVPELDAGSVIAQARVPVLPGDSAEQLAARVLAREHPLLLATLELLAAGRMQIHGDAVHLDGQCLFTPLRLESADTALT, from the coding sequence ATGAGCCTGCGTCTGGCCGTCCTGGCCTCCGGCCGTGGCAGCAACCTGCAGGCCATCCTCGATGCCATCGCCGGCGGCCGGCTGCCGGCCGAGGTCGTCGGCGTGTTTTCTGATCGCCCTCAGGCGCCGGCACTGCACAAGGTCGGTGAGGCATTGCGCTGGAGCGCCAGCCCGCGCGATTTCGCCGACCGCGCGGCCTTCGACGCTGCGCTGGGCGATGCCATCGCCGCCGCGCAGCCGGACTGGGTGATCTGCGCCGGCTACATGCGCATCCTCGGCGAGCCGCTGGTGCGCCGTTTTGCCGGGCGCATCCTCAACATCCATCCGTCGCTACTGCCCAGATACCGCGGACTGCACACCCATGCCCGCGCACTGGAGGCCGGCGACACCGAACACGGCGCCAGCGTGCACCTGGTGGTGCCGGAGCTGGATGCCGGCAGCGTGATCGCGCAGGCCCGCGTGCCGGTCCTGCCCGGCGACAGCGCCGAGCAGCTGGCCGCACGCGTGCTGGCGCGCGAACACCCGCTCCTGTTGGCCACCCTGGAACTGCTAGCCGCAGGCCGCATGCAGATCCACGGCGACGCGGTTCACCTCGACGGTCAGTGCCTGTTTACGCCGCTACGACTAGAGTCCG
- the purM gene encoding phosphoribosylformylglycinamidine cyclo-ligase — protein MLPEWGASANVAVKIAAFTAEPPTPVTSPTPSTPSPMTYRDAGVDIDAGNALVERIKPLVKRSFRPEVMGGLGGFGALFDLSGKYKEPVLVSGTDGVGTKLKLAQQLGRHDTIGIDLVGMCVNDVLVQGAEPLFFLDYFATGKLDVDTAAAVVGGIARGCELSGCALIGGETAEMPDMYPPGEYDLAGFTVGAVEKSQLLDGAQVRAGDVLIGIASSGPHSNGYSLIRKIYERAGAPAEHVLDDGSKLIDALMAPTALYVKPVLALLKAHGEAIHAMAHITGGGLTENIIRVVPDGLGLDIDTTAWTLPPVFAWLQRAGAVADAEMWRTFNCGIGFVLIAAPEQAAVLEQALDAQALAHWRIGQVVPAQGDERVRIG, from the coding sequence TTGTTGCCCGAATGGGGCGCTAGCGCCAACGTGGCTGTTAAAATCGCCGCCTTTACTGCCGAGCCACCCACGCCCGTGACCAGCCCAACGCCTTCCACTCCCTCGCCCATGACCTACCGCGACGCGGGTGTCGACATCGATGCCGGCAATGCCCTGGTCGAACGCATCAAGCCGCTGGTCAAGCGCAGCTTCCGGCCAGAGGTGATGGGCGGCCTGGGCGGTTTCGGAGCCTTGTTCGACCTGTCCGGCAAGTACAAGGAACCGGTGCTGGTGTCCGGCACCGACGGCGTGGGCACCAAGCTCAAGCTTGCCCAGCAGCTGGGCCGGCACGACACCATCGGCATCGATCTGGTGGGCATGTGCGTCAACGACGTGCTGGTGCAGGGCGCCGAGCCGCTGTTCTTCCTGGATTACTTCGCCACCGGCAAGCTGGATGTGGACACCGCCGCGGCGGTGGTGGGCGGCATCGCGCGTGGCTGCGAGCTGTCCGGCTGCGCCCTGATCGGCGGCGAAACCGCCGAGATGCCCGACATGTATCCGCCGGGCGAGTACGACCTGGCCGGCTTCACCGTCGGCGCGGTGGAAAAATCGCAGCTGCTGGATGGCGCGCAGGTGCGCGCGGGCGACGTGCTGATCGGCATCGCCTCATCCGGCCCGCATTCCAACGGCTATTCGCTGATCCGCAAGATCTACGAGCGTGCCGGCGCCCCGGCCGAGCATGTGCTGGACGATGGCAGCAAGCTGATCGACGCACTGATGGCACCGACCGCGCTGTACGTCAAGCCGGTGCTGGCCCTGCTCAAGGCGCATGGCGAGGCAATCCACGCCATGGCGCACATCACCGGTGGCGGGTTGACCGAAAACATCATCCGCGTCGTTCCGGACGGGCTGGGCCTGGACATCGACACCACCGCCTGGACGCTGCCGCCGGTCTTCGCCTGGCTGCAGCGCGCAGGCGCGGTGGCCGATGCCGAAATGTGGCGCACCTTCAACTGCGGCATCGGCTTCGTGCTGATCGCCGCCCCCGAGCAGGCTGCCGTGCTGGAACAGGCGCTGGATGCGCAGGCGTTGGCGCATTGGCGCATCGGCCAGGTGGTGCCGGCGCAGGGCGACGAGCGCGTGCGGATCGGTTAA
- a CDS encoding DUF2066 domain-containing protein, giving the protein MEPSMRRSLAFFLALVVAMPVIPAFAQADLRTEGDVAKAQSAYDAEVPVNSQSESDRPGALARALGAVLGKVSGDRSVMSRPGVPQALRNAPNYVEHYDYRQDQGTSRTGAPTFRTTLVARFRQSDVDGLIAALGLPVWPLPRPKPVLWLAIDDGSGPRLVGVAQANAARSVLDRAIERGYRLGLPGGAAAEQALAGAIWRKDTAAVSRASAKYSPPMQLIGKLYRSGAGWTADWVFVDDGNVLSSWTSSDGDARRAMAAGADGAADALVKRYAKRVDSGVPGVYRAVITGIHSADDYLRVAAALQGVSVVRSIRPVSANGDRIEVDLELLTGISGLNRMLGDNSPLVSVSVPTEGPIILDNERAEYRLK; this is encoded by the coding sequence ATGGAACCGTCGATGCGCCGCAGTCTCGCTTTCTTTCTCGCCCTCGTGGTCGCCATGCCTGTCATTCCGGCCTTTGCGCAGGCAGACCTGCGTACCGAAGGCGATGTCGCCAAGGCGCAGAGCGCCTACGATGCCGAAGTGCCGGTCAACAGCCAGAGCGAGTCCGATCGCCCCGGTGCCCTGGCGCGCGCGCTGGGGGCCGTGCTGGGCAAGGTCTCCGGCGACCGCAGCGTCATGAGCCGCCCCGGCGTGCCGCAGGCGCTGCGTAACGCGCCCAACTACGTCGAACATTACGACTATCGGCAGGATCAGGGGACCTCGCGCACCGGCGCCCCCACCTTCCGCACGACCCTGGTGGCGCGTTTTCGGCAATCCGACGTGGATGGCCTGATCGCTGCGCTGGGCTTGCCGGTGTGGCCATTGCCGCGCCCCAAGCCGGTGCTGTGGCTTGCCATCGACGATGGCAGCGGCCCACGCCTGGTTGGCGTGGCGCAGGCCAACGCTGCGCGCAGCGTGCTCGACCGCGCCATCGAGCGCGGCTACCGGCTGGGCCTGCCGGGCGGCGCGGCTGCCGAACAGGCGCTGGCCGGTGCGATCTGGCGCAAGGACACCGCCGCGGTGTCGCGCGCCTCGGCCAAGTACAGCCCGCCGATGCAGCTGATCGGCAAGCTCTACCGCAGTGGGGCCGGCTGGACCGCCGATTGGGTGTTCGTGGACGACGGCAACGTGCTGTCCAGCTGGACCAGCAGCGATGGCGATGCCCGCCGTGCGATGGCCGCTGGCGCCGATGGCGCTGCCGACGCACTGGTCAAGCGCTACGCCAAGCGGGTGGATTCGGGCGTGCCGGGCGTGTATCGCGCGGTGATCACCGGGATCCACAGCGCCGACGACTACCTGCGCGTGGCCGCTGCGCTGCAGGGCGTGTCGGTGGTGCGCAGCATCCGCCCGGTCAGCGCCAATGGCGATCGCATTGAGGTGGATCTGGAGCTGCTCACGGGCATTTCCGGGCTCAACCGTATGCTCGGCGACAATAGTCCCCTGGTCTCGGTATCGGTCCCGACCGAGGGCCCAATCATCCTCGACAACGAGCGCGCCGAGTACCGCCTGAAATGA
- a CDS encoding AI-2E family transporter, with protein sequence MTLTPEAEIAIFLRRLKWAAVIVGVLWVVSLLAPILTPFVLALLLAWLGDPLVDRIERAGRSRNMAVALVFVLATLLFVLALMILVPMIERQIMTLIEALPQMRTWAIGTAIPWLEAKTGVELMGWLDPERLIDWIRSHWEQAGGAAKTFFGYVSRSGFAMVTWVINLALLPILAFYFLRDWDRLVERVAAVIPRAYIGTVSRLALESNDVLGGFIRGQFLVMLALGAIYATGLSVIGLNLGLLIGIIAGFISFIPYLGATTGIVLALLAAIVQAQGLDLKLLIGVGVVFTVGQLLESYVLTPRIVGDKIGLHPVAVIFAVMAGGQLFGFLGMLLALPVAAVANVLLRYAHEQYTRSDLYAGERAGIVLQSTPERSVIIDPTRDADRL encoded by the coding sequence ATGACCCTGACTCCCGAAGCCGAAATCGCCATCTTCCTGCGCCGCCTCAAATGGGCGGCGGTGATCGTCGGCGTGCTGTGGGTGGTCTCGCTGCTGGCGCCGATCCTGACCCCGTTCGTGCTGGCGCTGCTGCTGGCCTGGCTGGGCGACCCGCTGGTGGATCGCATCGAACGTGCCGGGCGCTCGCGCAACATGGCGGTGGCGCTGGTGTTCGTGCTGGCGACACTGCTGTTCGTGCTGGCGCTGATGATCCTGGTGCCGATGATCGAGCGCCAGATCATGACCCTGATCGAGGCGCTGCCGCAGATGCGCACCTGGGCGATCGGCACCGCGATCCCGTGGCTGGAGGCCAAGACCGGCGTGGAGCTGATGGGCTGGCTGGACCCGGAACGCCTGATCGACTGGATCCGCAGCCATTGGGAGCAGGCCGGCGGCGCCGCCAAGACCTTCTTCGGCTACGTTTCGCGTTCGGGCTTTGCGATGGTGACCTGGGTGATCAACCTGGCGCTGCTGCCGATCCTGGCGTTCTATTTCCTGCGCGACTGGGACCGGCTGGTGGAGCGGGTGGCAGCGGTCATCCCGCGCGCCTACATCGGTACCGTGAGCCGGCTGGCGCTGGAATCCAACGACGTGCTCGGCGGCTTCATCCGCGGCCAGTTTCTGGTGATGCTGGCGCTGGGGGCGATCTATGCCACCGGCCTGTCCGTCATCGGGCTCAATCTGGGGCTGTTGATCGGCATCATCGCCGGCTTCATCAGCTTCATCCCGTACCTGGGCGCCACCACCGGCATCGTGCTCGCGCTGCTGGCAGCCATCGTGCAGGCGCAGGGGTTGGACCTGAAGCTGCTGATCGGCGTGGGCGTGGTGTTCACCGTTGGCCAGTTGCTGGAAAGCTACGTGCTCACCCCGCGCATCGTCGGTGACAAGATCGGCCTGCATCCGGTGGCGGTGATCTTCGCGGTGATGGCGGGCGGCCAGCTGTTCGGCTTTCTGGGCATGCTGCTGGCGCTGCCGGTGGCCGCGGTGGCCAACGTATTGCTGCGCTACGCGCACGAGCAATACACCCGCAGCGATCTGTACGCGGGCGAGCGGGCCGGCATCGTGCTGCAGTCAACGCCAGAGCGCAGCGTCATCATCGACCCGACCAGGGATGCAGATCGGTTGTGA
- the hda gene encoding DnaA regulatory inactivator Hda, with product MSVPQLPLALRAPSDQRFDSYIAAPEGLLAQLQALAAGQVSDWLYLAGPAGTGKTHLALAICAAAEQAGRAPAYLPLQAAAGRLRDALEALEGRSLVALDGVDSIAGQRDDEVALFDFHNRARAAGSTLLYTARQMPDGLALMLPDLRSRLSQCIRIGLPVLDDAARAAVLRDRAQRRGLALDDAAIDWLLTHSERELALLVALLDRLDRESLAAKRRITVPFLRRVVAGMPGPG from the coding sequence GTGAGTGTCCCGCAATTGCCGCTGGCGTTGCGCGCGCCGTCCGACCAGCGCTTCGACAGTTACATCGCCGCGCCCGAGGGCCTGCTGGCGCAGTTGCAGGCCCTGGCCGCCGGGCAGGTCAGCGATTGGCTCTACCTCGCCGGTCCTGCAGGCACCGGCAAGACCCACCTGGCCCTGGCGATTTGCGCGGCGGCCGAGCAGGCCGGGCGCGCGCCGGCGTACCTGCCGCTGCAGGCCGCTGCCGGCCGCCTGCGCGATGCGCTTGAAGCATTGGAAGGGCGCAGCCTGGTGGCGCTGGATGGCGTGGACAGCATCGCTGGGCAACGCGACGATGAAGTGGCCCTGTTCGATTTCCACAACCGTGCGCGCGCGGCCGGCAGTACCTTGCTCTATACCGCCCGGCAGATGCCCGATGGGCTGGCACTGATGCTCCCCGACCTGCGGTCGCGGCTGTCGCAGTGCATCCGCATCGGCTTACCGGTGCTCGACGATGCAGCACGCGCGGCGGTGCTGCGCGATCGGGCACAGCGACGCGGCCTGGCGCTGGACGACGCGGCGATCGACTGGCTGCTCACCCACAGCGAGCGCGAACTGGCCTTGCTGGTGGCCTTGCTGGATCGGCTGGATCGCGAGTCGTTGGCCGCGAAACGCCGCATCACCGTGCCGTTTCTGCGGCGTGTGGTAGCGGGGATGCCGGGACCCGGATAA
- the murU gene encoding N-acetylmuramate alpha-1-phosphate uridylyltransferase MurU, whose translation MKALIFAAGFGERMRPLTERTPKPLLSVGGTPLIVWHLRKLAALGVAEVVINTSWLAEQFPQVLGDGGAFGLRLHYSYEGATPLETGGGMLHALPLLGDAPFLLVNGDIWSDFDFARLSDEPARLAQLVLVDKPAYAAHADFALEADGKVRADLPATHTYAGIGVYRPALLRGWRSVIGQLPEQTGTAPRFALAPILRAQMAAGLIDGIHHAGRWTDVGTPQRLTDLQGELAGPGTRDPGPEKS comes from the coding sequence ATGAAGGCGCTGATCTTTGCCGCAGGATTCGGCGAGCGCATGCGTCCGCTGACCGAGCGCACACCCAAGCCCCTGCTGTCGGTCGGTGGCACGCCGCTGATCGTCTGGCACCTGCGCAAGCTCGCTGCGCTGGGCGTGGCCGAGGTGGTGATCAATACCTCCTGGCTGGCCGAGCAATTCCCGCAGGTGTTGGGCGACGGCGGCGCCTTTGGCCTGCGCCTGCACTATTCCTACGAAGGCGCCACGCCGTTGGAGACTGGTGGCGGCATGCTGCATGCGTTGCCGCTGCTGGGCGATGCGCCGTTCCTGCTGGTCAACGGCGATATCTGGAGCGACTTCGACTTTGCGCGCCTGTCCGACGAACCAGCCAGGTTGGCGCAGTTGGTGCTGGTCGACAAGCCTGCCTATGCGGCCCACGCCGACTTTGCCCTGGAGGCCGACGGCAAGGTGCGCGCCGATCTGCCTGCTACCCACACCTATGCCGGCATCGGTGTCTACCGACCGGCATTGCTGCGCGGCTGGCGATCGGTCATTGGTCAGTTGCCAGAACAGACCGGCACGGCGCCGCGGTTTGCGCTGGCGCCGATCCTGCGCGCGCAAATGGCGGCAGGCCTGATCGACGGCATCCATCATGCCGGGCGATGGACCGATGTCGGCACACCGCAGCGGCTCACCGACCTGCAGGGGGAACTGGCGGGACCCGGGACCCGGGACCCGGGACCAGAGAAAAGCTGA
- a CDS encoding aminoglycoside phosphotransferase family protein codes for MTSSPSETARDALRLQWARHALDDPHASLHRASVDAGFRSYWRTHGRGADRILMDAPPELENVAPWLRMQALLGAHGVRVPRVLAQDLQTGFLLLEDLGVPTFAQVLTEANADALLDDATAQLLLLQRIPPPAESGSFGEALLQRDAGLFEEWFLGRHLGVQLSCAHAEQLQLVQRRLMDNALAQPRVFTHRDFMPRNLMPVAGGPAVLDFQDCVIGPIAYDPISLFKDTSVSWPIARVDGWLERYHTRAVAAGLPVPPLAQFLRDADWMGVQRHLKNLGIFSRLSHRDGKHWYLDNVPRFIGYLDEVLPRYAELAPLIGVLDEVIKPALAVRMSQATP; via the coding sequence ATGACGTCTTCGCCTTCAGAGACCGCGCGCGACGCGCTTCGCCTGCAATGGGCGCGCCATGCGCTCGACGATCCGCATGCCAGCCTGCACCGCGCGTCGGTCGACGCGGGGTTTCGCAGCTATTGGCGCACCCATGGGCGCGGCGCGGATCGCATCCTGATGGATGCGCCGCCGGAGCTTGAAAACGTCGCGCCGTGGCTGCGGATGCAGGCCTTGCTGGGTGCGCATGGCGTGCGCGTGCCGCGGGTACTTGCGCAGGATCTGCAGACCGGCTTTCTGCTGCTGGAGGACCTTGGCGTGCCGACGTTTGCACAGGTGCTCACCGAGGCCAATGCCGATGCGCTGCTGGACGACGCAACCGCGCAACTGCTGTTGCTGCAGCGCATTCCGCCGCCCGCCGAGAGCGGCAGCTTCGGCGAGGCCTTGCTGCAACGCGATGCCGGATTGTTCGAGGAATGGTTCCTGGGCCGCCACCTGGGCGTGCAGCTGAGTTGCGCGCATGCCGAGCAGTTGCAGCTGGTGCAGCGCCGCTTGATGGACAACGCGCTGGCGCAGCCGCGCGTATTCACCCATCGCGATTTCATGCCGCGCAACCTGATGCCGGTGGCCGGCGGCCCGGCGGTGCTGGATTTCCAGGACTGCGTGATCGGCCCGATCGCCTACGATCCGATCAGCCTGTTCAAGGACACCTCGGTGAGCTGGCCGATCGCCCGCGTGGACGGCTGGCTGGAGCGCTACCACACGCGCGCTGTTGCGGCCGGATTGCCGGTTCCGCCGCTGGCGCAGTTCCTGCGCGATGCGGACTGGATGGGCGTGCAGCGGCATCTGAAGAATCTGGGCATCTTCTCGCGCCTGAGCCATCGCGATGGCAAGCACTGGTATCTGGACAACGTACCGCGCTTCATCGGCTACCTGGATGAGGTGCTGCCGCGCTACGCCGAGCTGGCGCCATTGATCGGCGTCCTGGACGAGGTGATCAAGCCAGCCCTGGCCGTGCGGATGTCGCAGGCCACGCCATGA
- a CDS encoding GlsB/YeaQ/YmgE family stress response membrane protein, producing the protein MNTVFGSDSWLYILLVGFVVGLLARFITPGTQRLGCLLTIVLGIAGAVVASWFGRYMGWYRPGEPAGFLGALLGAIAILALLRLFSGSKR; encoded by the coding sequence ATGAACACAGTGTTTGGTAGCGACAGCTGGCTCTACATCCTGCTGGTCGGATTTGTGGTCGGGTTGCTGGCCCGTTTCATCACGCCCGGCACGCAGCGTCTGGGGTGCCTGCTGACCATCGTGCTGGGCATTGCCGGTGCGGTGGTGGCGAGCTGGTTCGGCCGGTACATGGGGTGGTACCGCCCGGGCGAACCCGCCGGATTTCTGGGCGCGCTGCTCGGCGCCATCGCCATCCTTGCGCTGCTGCGGCTGTTCAGCGGCAGCAAGCGCTGA